One window of the Solanum stenotomum isolate F172 chromosome 11, ASM1918654v1, whole genome shotgun sequence genome contains the following:
- the LOC125846039 gene encoding NAC domain-containing protein 53-like yields MALSRSKHSLGFRFHPSDKELINHLKRFMLDGIFPRPNVIKIKDVFGDLEPWQIIDGEKTCYFLTRLKKFKNSNKKFSRTVGSGTWSGQTSGIPIRDKSNRNIIIGYKRSLRYKSGIEKYQSEKWLLKEYFLPDEYIKKSKNKDIFAICRIKEKKNEEEENNNDDDDDDVKDEDVDGLVDYLFGGNYDQVISNDNDNQLEGNYEASTSTLNNYGELREVEQFNGINPYDNSSIESVLEMIEF; encoded by the coding sequence atGGCGTTATCAAGATCTAAGCATAGTTTAGGTTTTCGATTCCATCCTAGTGATAAAGAGCTGATCAACCATCTAAAAAGATTCATGCTCGACGGAATTTTTCCACGTCCCAATGTTATCAAAATAAAGGACGTATTTGGAGACTTAGAGCCATGGCAAATTATCGATGGAGAGAAAACATGTTACTTTCTTACGCGATTaaagaaattcaagaattcGAACAAGAAATTCTCAAGAACAGTTGGGAGTGGGACTTGGAGTGGCCAAACAAGTGGTATTCCCATTAGAGATAAATCAAATAGAAATATTATAATTGGATATAAGAGAAGTTTGAGGTATAAAAGTGGTATTGAAAAATATCAAAGTGAAAAATGGCTTTTGAAGGAATATTTTTTGCCAGATGAGTATATTAAGAAAAGCAAGAACAAGGATATATTTGCCATTTGTAGaattaaagagaagaaaaatgaagaagaggaaaataataatgatgacgatgatgatgatgttaaGGATGAAGATGTTGATGGATTAGTGGATTATCTATTTGGAGGTAATTACGATCAAGTAATTAGCAACGATAATGACAATCAATTAGAGGGTAATTATGAAGCAAGTACAAGCACATTGAACAATTATGGAGAATTACGTGAAGTTGAGCAATTTAATGGAATTAATCCATATGATAATTCAAGTATTGAGTCTGTATTGGAAATGATTGAATTTTAA